From Carettochelys insculpta isolate YL-2023 chromosome 22, ASM3395843v1, whole genome shotgun sequence, one genomic window encodes:
- the TRAPPC6A gene encoding trafficking protein particle complex subunit 6A isoform X2, with product MADSPLFQALHMEMTHALCAEREKGLSALEGVGFRVGQGLSERLTKETPSFKGELDVLKFLCKDLWIAVFKKQGTYVLQDNQFLLLSQLSNGKQYLEEAPKFLAFTCGLVKGALSNLGFDSTVTAEVPVMPCSKFQVVIQKS from the exons ATGGCggactctcccctcttccaggcGCTGCACATGGAGATGACGCATGCGCTGTGCGCG GAACGGGAGAAAGGCCTCAGTGCCCTGGAGGGAGTGGGCTTCCGCGTGGGCCAAGGGCTCTCGGAGAG GTTGACCAAGGAGACGCCATCTTTCAAGGGTGAGCTGGACGTCCTGAAGTTCCTCTGCAAGGACCTGTGGATTGCTGTCTTCAAGAAGCAG GGAACCTACGTGCTGCAAGACAACCAGTTCCTTCTCCTAAGCCAGCTGTCCAATGGCAAGCAGTACCTGGAGGAGGCTCCCAAG TTTCTCGCCTTTACATGTGGCCTTGTGAAAGGAGCTCTCTCCAACCTGGGCTTTGACAGCACTGTGACCGCCGAGGTGCCCGTGATGCCGTGCA gTAAATTTCAAGTGGTGATTCAGAAATCCTGA
- the TRAPPC6A gene encoding trafficking protein particle complex subunit 6A isoform X1 has product MADSPLFQALHMEMTHALCAEREKGLSALEGVGFRVGQGLSERLTKETPSFKGELDVLKFLCKDLWIAVFKKQVDNLRTNHQGTYVLQDNQFLLLSQLSNGKQYLEEAPKFLAFTCGLVKGALSNLGFDSTVTAEVPVMPCSKFQVVIQKS; this is encoded by the exons ATGGCggactctcccctcttccaggcGCTGCACATGGAGATGACGCATGCGCTGTGCGCG GAACGGGAGAAAGGCCTCAGTGCCCTGGAGGGAGTGGGCTTCCGCGTGGGCCAAGGGCTCTCGGAGAG GTTGACCAAGGAGACGCCATCTTTCAAGGGTGAGCTGGACGTCCTGAAGTTCCTCTGCAAGGACCTGTGGATTGCTGTCTTCAAGAAGCAGGTGGATAATCTACGCACCAACCATCAG GGAACCTACGTGCTGCAAGACAACCAGTTCCTTCTCCTAAGCCAGCTGTCCAATGGCAAGCAGTACCTGGAGGAGGCTCCCAAG TTTCTCGCCTTTACATGTGGCCTTGTGAAAGGAGCTCTCTCCAACCTGGGCTTTGACAGCACTGTGACCGCCGAGGTGCCCGTGATGCCGTGCA gTAAATTTCAAGTGGTGATTCAGAAATCCTGA
- the BLOC1S3 gene encoding biogenesis of lysosome-related organelles complex 1 subunit 3, which translates to MAASQYKTVVQGEASESDSDEEVYLSSVTQQSCPSLHGVKVLGEASETDDEDEGSPREHMVKSKLDDLDLPPLIVVRKEEPQSPVGIEEKPALHIQHEGRYSTLLQQKLAESNARLYCDVTCAIKQVYQTATKELGTLTAQLSNSQSGIISASHNIRLVLDDLRAVADKMDIITSCNLLPDIQMELPPV; encoded by the coding sequence ATGGCTGCATCCCAGTACAAAACAGTGGTTCAAGGGGAAGCATCTGAGAGTGATTCTGATGAAGAAGTTTATCTGTCGTCCGTTACCCAGCAATCCTGTCCCAGCCTCCATGGTGTGAAGGTCCTTGGGGAAGCATCTGAGacagatgatgaagatgaagGCAGCCCAAGGGAACACATGGTCAAGTCTAAGCTGGATGACCTGGACCTGCCTCCTTTGATTGTTGTCAGGAAGGAGGAGCCACAGTCTCCTGTGGGAATAGAAGAGAAACCTGCCCTTCACATCCAGCATGAGGGCCGCTACAGCACCTTACTGCAGCAGAAGCTGGCTGAGAGCAACGCCCGCTTGTACTGCGATGTCACCTGCGCCATCAAGCAGGTCTATCAAACGGCCACCAAGGAACTGGGCACCCTCACGGCGCAGCTCAGCAACTCCCAGAGCGGCATCATCAGCGCCTCACACAACATCCGCCTCGTTCTGGATGACTTGCGTGCTGTGGCGGACAAGATGGATATCATCACCAGCTGCAACCTGCTGCCTGATATCCAGATGGAGCTGCCGCCGGTGTAA